One window from the genome of Aquabacterium sp. A3 encodes:
- a CDS encoding efflux RND transporter permease subunit, with product MNISTRFVDRPIFAAVLSILVFIAGVIAIFKLPISEYPEVVPPSVVVRAQFPGANPKVIAETVAAPLEEQINGVENMLYMSSQATTDGVMTLTITFKIGTNVEQAETQVQNRVQRALPRLPEEVRQIGVTTVKSSPNITMVVHLLSPNGTYDDVYLRNYATLNVKDRLSRLPGMGQVEVFGSGDYAMRIWLDPQKVAQRGLTAADVVAAIREQNVQVAAGTVGAPPDTTAPFQLSVNTQGRLATEEEFGNIIVNTNAAGGVTYLRDVARIELGSNQYALRSLLNNKPAIGMGIFEAPNANALQLSADVRAVMDEAKKDFPPDVDYAIVYDPTQFVRDSIKAVIHTLIEAVALVVIVVIVFLQTWRASIIPLLAVPVSIVGTFAVLLAFGFSINTLSLFGLVLAIGIVVDDAIVVVENVERNIALGLSPRDATIQAMKEVSGPIIAIALVLCAVFVPIAYVSGLTGQFYKQFALTIAISTVISAFNSLTLSPALAAVLLKPHDAPKDKLARGMDWLLGGFFKRFNRVFDRASHGYQGGVQGTLKHKSLTMGAYLLLCVAAFFVFKQVPAGFVPAQDKQYLVGFAQLPDAASLERTDAVIRRMTDIAQSVPGVKESVAFPGLSINGFTNAPNAGIVFYTLDDFDKRNSPELSGDAIAAEVNKRLGAIQDAFIMVFPPPAVNGMGAIGGFKLFVEDRGNVGHDQLYQAVMALQMKAWQNPALAGVFSSYQINVPQLFADVDRTKAKQLGVPLASIYDTLQINLGSLYVNDFNRFGRTFQVVAQADAPFRNNVEAISQLKVRSNSGDMVPLSSLVKVSDSYGPDRVQRYNAYVSADINGGAAPGVSSGQAQAIMEQIAAETLPKGVSYEWTDLTYQEILAGNTMVYVFPLCVLLVFLVLAAQYESWTLPLAVILIVPMSMLCALAGVWWTGGDNNIFTQIALFVLVGLSAKNAILIVEFARELEHHGKGIVEAALEACKLRLRPILMTSFAFIMGVVPLVFSTGAGAEMRHAMGVAVFAGMLGVTLFGLFLTPVFYVLVRKLAERISPTQPATTTTTPVLSSEVQA from the coding sequence ATGAACATCTCCACACGCTTTGTGGACAGGCCGATTTTTGCTGCGGTCTTGTCCATCCTCGTCTTCATCGCGGGGGTCATCGCCATCTTCAAGCTGCCCATCTCGGAGTACCCCGAGGTGGTGCCGCCTTCGGTGGTGGTGCGCGCGCAATTCCCGGGCGCCAACCCCAAGGTCATCGCTGAAACCGTCGCTGCGCCCTTGGAGGAGCAGATCAACGGCGTCGAGAACATGCTTTACATGTCCTCGCAGGCCACCACCGATGGCGTGATGACGTTGACGATCACCTTCAAGATCGGCACCAACGTCGAGCAGGCTGAAACCCAGGTGCAAAACCGCGTGCAGCGCGCCTTGCCGCGCCTGCCCGAAGAGGTGCGCCAGATCGGCGTGACCACGGTCAAGAGCTCGCCCAACATCACGATGGTGGTGCACCTGCTCTCGCCCAATGGCACGTACGACGACGTCTACCTGCGCAACTACGCCACGCTGAACGTGAAGGACCGTCTCTCGCGTCTGCCAGGCATGGGTCAGGTCGAGGTGTTCGGCTCGGGCGATTACGCCATGCGCATCTGGCTGGACCCGCAGAAGGTGGCCCAGCGTGGCCTGACCGCTGCCGACGTGGTGGCTGCGATTCGCGAGCAGAACGTGCAGGTGGCCGCGGGCACCGTGGGGGCTCCGCCCGACACCACCGCACCCTTTCAGTTGTCGGTCAACACCCAAGGTCGCCTGGCCACCGAAGAAGAGTTTGGCAACATCATCGTCAACACCAACGCGGCCGGTGGCGTGACCTACCTGCGCGACGTGGCCCGCATCGAGCTGGGCTCGAACCAGTACGCGCTGCGCTCGCTGCTCAACAACAAGCCGGCCATCGGCATGGGCATCTTCGAGGCGCCTAACGCCAATGCGCTGCAGTTGTCTGCAGACGTGCGCGCCGTGATGGACGAGGCCAAGAAGGACTTCCCGCCCGACGTGGACTACGCCATCGTCTACGACCCCACGCAGTTCGTGCGCGATTCGATCAAGGCCGTGATCCACACCCTGATCGAAGCCGTGGCGCTGGTGGTGATCGTGGTCATCGTCTTCCTGCAGACCTGGCGCGCATCGATCATCCCGCTGCTGGCCGTGCCAGTGTCCATCGTGGGCACGTTCGCGGTGCTGCTGGCCTTTGGTTTTTCGATCAACACGCTGTCGCTGTTCGGCCTGGTGCTGGCCATCGGCATCGTGGTGGACGACGCCATCGTGGTGGTCGAGAACGTCGAGCGCAACATCGCACTCGGTCTGTCGCCGCGTGACGCCACCATCCAGGCCATGAAGGAGGTCTCGGGGCCGATCATCGCCATCGCGCTGGTGCTGTGTGCGGTGTTCGTGCCCATTGCCTATGTGTCGGGCCTGACGGGTCAGTTCTACAAGCAGTTCGCGCTGACGATCGCCATCTCGACCGTGATCTCGGCCTTCAACTCGCTGACGCTGTCGCCCGCGCTGGCCGCCGTGCTGCTCAAGCCGCACGACGCGCCCAAGGACAAGCTGGCGCGTGGCATGGACTGGTTGCTCGGTGGTTTCTTCAAGCGCTTCAACCGCGTGTTCGACCGCGCCTCGCACGGCTACCAAGGTGGCGTGCAGGGCACCCTCAAGCACAAGAGCCTGACCATGGGCGCCTACCTGTTGCTGTGCGTGGCCGCGTTCTTCGTGTTCAAGCAGGTGCCGGCCGGTTTCGTGCCCGCGCAGGACAAGCAGTACCTGGTGGGCTTCGCGCAATTGCCCGATGCCGCCTCGCTGGAGCGCACCGACGCGGTCATCCGCCGCATGACGGACATCGCGCAGTCGGTGCCCGGTGTGAAGGAATCGGTGGCCTTCCCCGGCCTGTCGATCAATGGTTTCACCAACGCGCCCAACGCTGGCATCGTGTTCTACACGCTCGATGATTTCGACAAGCGCAACAGTCCTGAGCTCTCGGGTGATGCGATTGCGGCCGAGGTCAACAAGCGCCTGGGTGCGATCCAGGACGCCTTCATCATGGTGTTCCCGCCGCCCGCGGTGAACGGCATGGGTGCCATCGGCGGCTTCAAACTGTTCGTGGAAGACCGCGGTAACGTGGGCCACGACCAGCTGTATCAGGCCGTCATGGCCCTGCAGATGAAGGCCTGGCAGAACCCCGCGCTCGCTGGCGTGTTCAGCAGCTACCAGATCAACGTGCCCCAACTGTTTGCCGACGTGGACCGCACCAAGGCCAAGCAACTGGGCGTGCCGCTGGCATCGATCTACGACACGCTGCAGATCAACCTGGGCTCGCTCTACGTGAACGATTTCAACCGCTTCGGTCGCACCTTCCAGGTCGTGGCCCAGGCCGATGCACCGTTCCGCAACAACGTCGAGGCCATCTCGCAGCTCAAGGTGCGCAGCAACAGTGGCGACATGGTGCCGCTCTCAAGCCTGGTCAAAGTGAGCGACAGCTACGGCCCCGACCGCGTGCAGCGCTACAACGCCTATGTGTCTGCCGACATCAACGGCGGCGCAGCGCCGGGTGTGTCATCGGGTCAGGCCCAGGCCATCATGGAGCAGATCGCCGCCGAGACGCTGCCCAAGGGCGTGAGCTACGAGTGGACCGATCTGACCTACCAGGAGATCCTGGCCGGCAACACCATGGTCTACGTGTTCCCGCTGTGCGTGCTGCTGGTCTTCCTGGTGCTGGCCGCGCAGTACGAGAGCTGGACACTGCCGCTGGCCGTGATCCTGATCGTGCCGATGTCGATGCTGTGCGCCCTGGCAGGCGTGTGGTGGACCGGCGGTGACAACAACATCTTCACGCAGATCGCGCTGTTCGTGCTGGTGGGGCTGTCGGCCAAGAACGCCATCCTGATCGTCGAGTTCGCCCGCGAGCTGGAGCACCATGGCAAGGGCATCGTCGAAGCGGCGCTGGAGGCTTGCAAGCTGCGCTTGCGTCCCATCTTGATGACATCTTTCGCTTTCATCATGGGCGTGGTGCCCCTGGTGTTCTCGACCGGCGCGGGTGCCGAAATGCGCCATGCCATGGGTGTGGCCGTGTTCGCGGGCATGCTGGGCGTGACCCTGTTCGGCCTCTTCCTCACGCCTGTCTTCTATGTGCTGGTGCGCAAGCTGGCCGAACGCATCAGCCCCACCCAGCCCGCCACCACCACAACGACCCCTGTGCTGAGCAGCGAGGTGCAAGCATGA
- a CDS encoding efflux RND transporter periplasmic adaptor subunit has product MTELSTRIALTMTLALAGLLAGCGPEQSAQAAPSEGGAPPAMPVSVAAVIARPVADEREFSGRVEAIERADIRPRVAGTIERVHFQAGSLVRKGQVLFTIDPRAYRAEVARLEAAAAGSRAKADQSQTELNRARQLLADNAIAQRDYDERASTARQAEAASGADQASLAAARLNLEWTSVRAPFDGRVGKAEITEGNLVDGSQVLTTLVSANPVYVSFNGDESTFLQLGKLARSNPGALKVSVGLAHEEGFPHAGKLDFVDNQIDPQTGSLRLRAVVNNPDGVLTPGLFAKVKLGTEAGGVASALVAEKAVGTDQNRKFVYVVAANNQTEYRPVQLGATVGSLRVVTAGLKPGERVIVDGLQRVRPGAPVAPQEVPMEGAPTGAASAAQ; this is encoded by the coding sequence ATGACCGAACTGTCCACACGAATCGCTTTGACCATGACCTTGGCGCTGGCCGGCCTGCTCGCTGGCTGCGGCCCCGAGCAATCGGCGCAAGCCGCCCCCTCCGAGGGCGGTGCCCCACCCGCCATGCCGGTGAGCGTCGCCGCCGTCATCGCGCGGCCCGTGGCCGATGAGCGCGAGTTCTCGGGCCGCGTTGAAGCCATCGAGCGCGCCGACATCCGTCCCCGCGTGGCCGGCACCATCGAGCGCGTGCACTTCCAGGCGGGCTCGCTGGTGCGCAAGGGCCAGGTGCTGTTCACCATCGACCCACGCGCCTACCGCGCCGAAGTGGCCCGTCTGGAGGCCGCCGCCGCGGGCTCTCGGGCCAAGGCCGACCAAAGCCAGACCGAACTGAACCGCGCGCGCCAACTGCTGGCCGACAACGCGATCGCGCAACGCGATTACGACGAGCGCGCGTCCACCGCCCGGCAGGCCGAGGCTGCGTCGGGTGCCGACCAGGCTTCGCTGGCGGCGGCCCGCCTCAATCTGGAGTGGACCAGCGTGCGCGCGCCGTTTGATGGACGCGTGGGCAAGGCCGAAATCACCGAAGGCAACCTGGTGGATGGCAGCCAGGTGCTGACCACGCTGGTGTCCGCCAACCCGGTGTATGTCAGCTTCAACGGTGATGAGTCCACCTTCCTGCAGCTGGGCAAGCTGGCCCGCAGCAACCCGGGCGCCCTGAAAGTGAGCGTGGGCCTGGCCCATGAAGAGGGCTTCCCGCACGCGGGCAAGCTGGACTTTGTGGACAACCAGATCGACCCGCAAACGGGCAGCCTGCGCTTGCGCGCCGTGGTCAACAACCCGGATGGTGTGCTCACCCCGGGTTTGTTCGCCAAGGTCAAGCTGGGCACTGAGGCCGGCGGTGTGGCCTCGGCCCTGGTGGCCGAGAAGGCCGTGGGCACCGACCAGAACCGCAAGTTCGTTTACGTGGTGGCCGCCAACAACCAGACCGAGTACCGGCCAGTGCAGCTTGGCGCCACCGTGGGCTCGTTGCGGGTCGTCACCGCCGGGTTGAAGCCGGGTGAGCGGGTCATCGTTGATGGCCTGCAGCGTGTGCGCCCCGGTGCACCGGTGGCCCCGCAAGAGGTGCCCATGGAGGGCGCCCCCACAGGTGCTGCCAGTGCTGCCCAGTAA
- a CDS encoding alpha/beta hydrolase yields the protein MPDASVLSLDPSAPISELEWPGHSGPLRLRLYRSVASKPALMVFFAPGGFVVPDLDEANNCLRVMADVCGANILAPTYAVQPERAFPAPVEDAHVVLCMAWQHRNRLASRGAPLFVGGCEAGGNLAAVSALVCRDRLGPKLSGQVLVMPMLDASMGCGSMRCAANDPDQRELAQAAEAAYRLYLPNPADRLHPYASPLNARRLGGLPPALIFHTEGDPLADEAKAYAAQLREAGNVAHDVALPPADHLRDAADRCELTADDPCVLAMRDFIAHPDSAPLTSPEHRNL from the coding sequence ATGCCTGACGCGTCTGTCCTGTCTCTCGATCCTTCTGCGCCGATCAGCGAACTGGAGTGGCCTGGCCACAGCGGGCCGCTGCGCCTGCGCCTGTACCGCAGCGTGGCCAGCAAGCCGGCGCTGATGGTGTTTTTTGCGCCGGGGGGCTTCGTGGTGCCCGACCTGGACGAAGCCAACAACTGTCTGCGCGTGATGGCTGACGTCTGTGGTGCCAACATCCTGGCGCCCACCTATGCAGTACAGCCTGAGCGCGCGTTTCCCGCACCGGTGGAGGATGCCCACGTGGTGTTGTGCATGGCCTGGCAACACCGCAACCGCCTGGCCAGCCGTGGCGCGCCCCTGTTCGTGGGGGGCTGCGAGGCCGGTGGCAACCTGGCGGCGGTGTCGGCGCTGGTGTGTCGTGATCGCCTGGGGCCCAAGCTGTCCGGACAGGTGCTGGTGATGCCCATGCTGGACGCCAGCATGGGGTGTGGCTCCATGCGCTGCGCGGCCAATGACCCTGATCAACGCGAGCTGGCCCAGGCGGCCGAAGCCGCCTACCGCCTTTACCTGCCCAACCCGGCCGACCGGCTGCACCCCTATGCCAGCCCGCTCAACGCCCGGCGCCTGGGTGGCTTGCCGCCAGCGCTGATCTTTCACACCGAGGGTGATCCGCTGGCCGATGAGGCCAAGGCTTACGCCGCCCAGTTGCGCGAGGCGGGCAACGTGGCCCACGACGTGGCCCTGCCACCGGCCGACCACCTGCGCGATGCCGCAGACCGTTGCGAGCTGACCGCCGACGACCCTTGTGTGCTGGCCATGCGCGATTTCATCGCGCATCCAGACAGCGCGCCTCTCACTTCACCAGAACACCGCAACCTTTGA
- a CDS encoding LysR family transcriptional regulator, whose product MDKFKAIEVFVRVVDLGSFTRAADALGMPKATVSTLVQDLEAQLGVRLLQRTTRRVGLTAEGAAYYERCARVLDDLREADEAVSSRHGQPEGRLKVDMPTSLASLLMPEAIPRFMARYPGLELELGCSDRLINVVNEGVDCVLRVGELRDPTLVARRVGDMRFVTVASPKYLAQHGEPTHPSDLMQSAHRCVHYFLPGGKHASFEFQRGSETLSLTPPGTLAVNDSNAYHDACMAGLGIGQIPELVLRTPGRENALKPVLTDWCAGVMPVHVVFPSNRHLSTRVQAFVEWAATLFETTPRPV is encoded by the coding sequence ATGGACAAGTTCAAAGCCATCGAGGTGTTTGTGCGCGTGGTGGACCTGGGGAGCTTCACCCGGGCAGCCGATGCCCTGGGCATGCCCAAAGCCACGGTGTCGACCCTGGTGCAGGATCTGGAGGCCCAGTTGGGCGTGCGCCTGCTGCAACGCACCACGCGCCGGGTGGGCCTGACGGCCGAAGGCGCGGCCTACTACGAGCGCTGTGCCCGCGTGTTGGACGACCTGCGCGAGGCCGATGAGGCGGTGTCTTCGCGACATGGACAGCCCGAGGGGCGACTGAAGGTGGACATGCCCACCAGCTTGGCCAGCCTCCTGATGCCAGAGGCCATACCGCGATTCATGGCCCGCTACCCCGGCCTGGAACTGGAGTTGGGCTGCTCCGACCGGCTCATCAACGTGGTCAATGAGGGCGTGGACTGCGTTCTGCGCGTGGGCGAGTTGCGCGACCCGACCCTGGTAGCGCGCCGCGTGGGCGACATGCGCTTCGTGACGGTGGCCTCACCCAAGTACCTGGCACAACACGGGGAACCCACCCACCCGAGCGACCTGATGCAATCCGCGCACCGGTGCGTGCATTACTTCTTGCCAGGAGGCAAGCATGCAAGCTTTGAGTTTCAGCGGGGCAGCGAGACACTGTCGCTCACCCCACCAGGGACCCTCGCCGTGAACGACTCCAACGCCTACCATGATGCCTGCATGGCAGGGCTGGGCATCGGCCAGATACCTGAGTTGGTGCTTCGTACACCAGGCCGTGAGAACGCGCTCAAACCCGTGCTGACCGACTGGTGTGCCGGCGTGATGCCCGTGCACGTGGTTTTCCCATCGAACCGGCATCTCTCAACGCGGGTGCAGGCTTTTGTTGAATGGGCCGCCACCTTGTTCGAGACCACACCGCGACCTGTTTGA